A genomic stretch from Apis cerana isolate GH-2021 linkage group LG7, AcerK_1.0, whole genome shotgun sequence includes:
- the LOC107993159 gene encoding small ribosomal subunit protein uS3m has protein sequence MNPITIRSILINQNNIIKRYLHISTVLNKVQSARYRSKPKMIQSLTYEMANPPEYIVARKSWNSWNTSNVKDGNRPSETVIEDIFIRNFIEGTWHKLFVSEIIIKRQHNIIRIAGIVLRKIPAIRMHFLLGYCEQLLSYWLHCPVKMEIVTIANKDDVIYKVI, from the exons ATGAATCCAATAACAATACGTTCT atattaattaatcaaaataatattataaagagaTACTTACATATTAGCACAGTACTTAATAAAGTACAATCTGCACGTTATAGATCAAAACCAAAAATGATACAATCACTAACATATGAAATGGCAAATCCTCCAGAATATATTGTTGCTAGAAAATCTTGGAATTCATggaatacat caaatgTAAAAGATGGTAATAGGCCATCAGAAACTGTtatagaagatatttttattcgaaattttattgaagGTACTTggcataaattatttgtaagtgagataattattaaacgacAACATAACATAATTAGGATAGCTGGTATCGTCTTGCGTAAAATACCAGCTATTAGAATGCATTTTCTACTTGGTTATTGTGAGCAATTGTTAAGTTATTGGTTACATTGTCCAGTCAAAATGGAAATAGTAACAATAGCAAATAAAGatgatgttatatataaagtaatataa
- the LOC107993216 gene encoding protein YIPF5 has product MSGYTGTDNYWGQSPQGQYNFDPSGFGQPNQQFEFQTYNDQQSGDFSYTQKSYLDPTQSAYTGGSTGFVDEEEEPPLLEELGIDPDRILQKTLAVLNPFHRKGQIDDANYLLQDSDLAGPVAFCLILATFLTLAGSKAHFGYIYGLAMTSCIFMYILQSLMSTSTNITLSSVASVLGYCLLPEVVLAGLSIFTTLQATIGLVLAMFAVAWSTLSASRLLTTMSGEENQRLLIAYPCGLLYGVFTLIIIF; this is encoded by the exons ATGTCTGGTTATACGGGAACAGATAATTATTGGGGACAATCTCCCCAAggacaatataattttgatcccTCTGGTTTTGGACAACCTAACcaacaatttgaatttcaaacatATAATGATCAACAATCTGGAGATTTTTCTTACACGCAAAAAAGTTATCTTGATCCTACACAAAGTGCATATACTGGTG gATCAACCGGATTCgtagatgaagaagaagaaccaCCTCTTTTAGAAGAATTAGGCATAGATCCAGAtcgaatattacaaaaaacatTAGCTGTATTAAATCCATTTCATAGAAAAGGACAAATAGATGatgcaaattatttacttCAAGATTCAGATTTAGCAGGGCCAGTAGCATTTTGTTTAATACTTGCTACATTTCTTACATTAGCTGGTTCAAAAGCACATTTTGGTTATATTTATGGTTTAGCAATGACTTCAtgcatttttatgtatattcttCAATCATTAATGAGTACTTCtactaatattacattatcttCTGTAGCATCTGTATTGGGTTACTGTTTATTACCAGAAGTAGTTCTTGCTGGTCTTAGTATTTTCACAACTTTACAGGCTACAATTGGTCTAGTTCTTGCTATGTTTGCTGTTGCTTGGTCAACACTTTCTGCATCTAGACTTCTTACAACTATGTCAGGAGAAGAAAATCAACGACTACTCATTGCTTATCCTTGTGGTCTACTTTATGGggtttttacattaataataatattctaa
- the LOC107993215 gene encoding CCR4-NOT transcription complex subunit 6-like isoform X2 has protein sequence MCYNVLCDKYATRQMYGYCPSWALDWEYRKKGILDEIRHYAADIISLQEVETDQFYNFFLPELKHDGYDGIFSPKSRAKTMAENDRKYVDGCAIFYRTAKFTLIKEHLVEFNQLAMANAEGSDNMLNRVMPKDNIGLAALLRTKEAAWDNGLPSDPAQVQQPILVCTAHIHWDPEFCDVKLIQTMMLSNELRSILDQAGQSFRPGHKPDSSNVQLLLCGDFNSLPDSGVIEFLTSGRVAADHRDFKDLAYKSCLQKISGCDKPNEFTHSFKLASAYSEDIMPYTNYTFEFKGIIDYIFYSKQSMVPLGLLGPLSADWFKEHKVVGCPHPHVPSDHFPLLVELEMTPTVGTSNGLISRR, from the exons ATGTGTTATAATGTACTGTGTGACAAATACGCGACAAGACAGATGTACGGTTATTGTCCAAGTTGGGCGCTTGATTGGGAATatcgaaagaaaggaattcTCGACGAAATACGACATTATGCCGCGGACATAATCAGCTTGCAGGAGGTCGAGACGGaccaattctataattttttcctgcCAGAACTTAAACATGATGGTTATGATGGGATCTTTTCTCCAAAATCTCGAGCGAAAACAATGGCGGAAAATGACCGTAAATACGTTGACGGCTGCGCTATATTTTATAGGACAGCTAA ATTTACACTGATAAAAGAGCATTTAGTTGAATTTAACCAATTGGCAATGGCGAATGCGGAAGGTTCTGACAATATGTTGAATCGAGTCATGCCAAAAGATAATATTGGATTGGCTGCCTTGCTTAGAACCAAGGAGGCTGCTTGGGATAACg gtCTTCCATCTGATCCAGCACAAGTTCAACAACCAATTTTAGTTTGCACAGCACACATTCACTGGGATCCAGAATTTTGTGacgttaaattaatacaaacaaTGATGCTCAGTAATGAATTACGTTCCATTTTGGACCAAGCTGGCCAGTCTTTCAGACCTGGTCACAAGCCTGATTCTTCTAATGTTCAATTATTACTTTGTGGTGATTTCAATTCCTTACCTGATTCTG GTGTAATTGAATTTCTTACTTCGGGACGAGTAGCGGCTGATCACCGTGATTTTAAAGACTTAGCTTACAAATCATGCTTACAAAAGATCTCTGGTTGCGATAAACCTAATGAATTTACTCATTCTTTTAAACTTGCATCTGCATATAGTGAAGATATTATGCCCTATACTAATTATAC attcgaATTCAAAGGTATAATAGATTACATTTTCTATTCGAAACAAAGCATGGTACCATTAGGACTTTTAGGTCCTTTAAGTGCAGATTGGTTTAAAGAACATAAAGTAGTTGGTTGTCCACATCCACATGTTCCATCTG atCATTTTCCTTTATTAGTGGAACTCGAAATGACACCAACAGTAGGAACAAGCAATGGATTGATTTCACGCAGGTAG